In the genome of Raphanus sativus cultivar WK10039 chromosome 4, ASM80110v3, whole genome shotgun sequence, one region contains:
- the LOC108854619 gene encoding uncharacterized protein LOC108854619: MMSFHRRTFSYDKLPTEPIRLSVLKLDGSSFDVHVTCSATVKDLKLAIETAFSHVPKKGPSKISWPHVWGHFCLCYEGQKLVTDTECIGSYGMNDGDEVRFKNHVSGNAVLIKGYSRKSKQKTSERVGPKDEDEEVNRMGEIDHGSWDDLEKGSLVRYKDGGLETSPREHRTCCKNTVRGCCFAFGLKELFGLSNNDRSYYSLRDTWRDD, translated from the exons ATGATGAGCTTTCATCGCCGGACTTTTTCATACGATAAACTTCCTACCGAACCCATTAGGCTCTCCGTTCTCAAACTAGATGGCTCTTCTTTCG ATGTTCACGTAACGTGCTCGGCGACCGTTAAGGATCTTAAGCTCGCCATAGAGACTGCCTTCAGCCACGTCCCCAAGAAAGGACCCTCCAAGATCTCAtg GCCACACGTGTGGGGGCATTTCTGCTTGTGTTATGAGGGTCAGAAGCTGGTCACCGATACGGAGTGCATCGGAAGTTATGGGATGAATGACGGTGATGAG GTAAGGTTCAAGAACCATGTGTCGGGCAATGCCGTATTGATCAAGGGATATTCtagaaaatcaaaacaaaagacCTC AGAGAGGGTAGGGCCAAAGGATGAAGATGAGGAAGTTAATAGGATGGGGGAGATTGATCATGGCTCTTGGGATGATCTTGAGAAAGGAAGCTTAGTTAGGTACAAAGACGGTGGCTTAGAAACTTCACCAAGGGAACACAGGACTTGTTGTAAGAACACTGTCAGGGGTTGCTGCTTTGCTTTTGGTTTAAAGGAGCTTTTTGGGCTTAGCAATAATGATAGAAGCTATTACTCTTTGAGAGATACTTGGAGAGACGATTGA
- the LOC108848958 gene encoding uncharacterized protein LOC108848958, whose product MHIREYIPSWIYQLFGCMGGCFGSCNKPPPLIVAVDEPSKGLRIQGRLVKKPSVSDDFWSTSTCDMDNNSTMQSQRSVSSISFTNNTAASASSSNPNEFVNTGLNLWNQTRQQWLASGSSQTKAKVREPTISWNATYESLLGVNKRFSRPIPLHEMVDFLVDVWEQEGLYD is encoded by the exons ATGCATATCCGTGAATATATTCCTTCTTGGATCTACCAGTTATTTGGTTGCATGGG AGGTTGTTTTGGGAGCTGTAATAAACCACCACCGCTTATAGTTGCAGTGGATGAGCCGTCTAAAGGGTTAAGGATTCAAGGTCGTTTAGTGAAGAAGCCAAGCGTATCAGACGACTTCTGGAGCACGAGCACCTGCGATATGGATAACAACAGCACGATGCAGTCACAGAGAAGCGTCTCTTCTATTAGCTTCACTAACAACACTGCTGCTTCTGCAAGTAGTAGCAACCCCAATGAATTTGTAAACACCG GATTGAACCTGTGGAACCAGACTAGACAACAGTGGCTTGCAAGCGGGTCTTCTCAAACAAAGGCCAAAGTTCGAGAACCCACAATAAG CTGGAATGCAACATATGAAAGCTTGTTGGGTGTGAACAAGCGGTTCTCACGTCCAATACCTCTCCAT GAGATGGTGGATTTTCTGGTGGATGTGTGGGAGCAAGAGGGCTTGTATGATTGA
- the LOC108850231 gene encoding uncharacterized protein LOC108850231, with product METKNPTAKVLKDLHWLQTNNHFAVPPHTPGGGGLFISWKKDIDLQVRSSSHNFIDAIISYKGKTWQTTFVYGEPDQSKRYEAWKTLSSLKPASGDPWLLTGDFNEIIDNSEKCGGPERAEGTFCAFRGFLSENGLFDLKFSGRYLSWRGKRHSHLVLCRLDRTVSNSEWAEIFPSSRNQYLKFEGSDHRPLLTFLDTSRKKSAKIFRFDRRLNENEEIKKLITEIWESSPQLSVEGRLTLCRRAICTWSKKFHESSQKALEETKEKLEAALLNTNPDEELIHELNMKLLHLYKAEESFWQQRSRQLWLVLGDSNTGYFHAVAKGRSARNKFSVITDDRGVHVYEEEEISKVISAYYSKLFQSCPFDGQHTISEALQPCITKEQNEKLIMMPQAKEIKEATFAIHADKAPGPDGFSASFFQSNWEVVGPAVVKEIQIFFASGILAPSINKTHVRLIPKISGAQRVEDYRPIALCNIFYKIISKLLSIRLKTVLSSIISENQSAFVPGRAIADNVLITHESRQICQKPMTESNGTLFYKSYNDWDFIRSGLTGSCNVLLREVLSGLCKSAEKKGLLQGVRVARGSPRVSHLLFADDTMFFADDTMFFGLASPTNCETLVKILKDYERASGQMINKAKSSITFSSKTPPEVKEQVKLRLGITKEGGLGKYLGLPEHFGRKKKDLFTSIVDKIRQKAVSWSSKKLSRAGKLTMLKSVLSAIPTYTMSCFQLPVSLCKRIQSVLTRFWWDGTEDKKKISWVSWDRLTQPKAMGGLGLRDIQIFNQALLAKLAWRLVTAPESLLARVLLGKYCHGKHFLEVQSPQTCSHGWRGILFGRDLLTKNLGKAVGNGQTTRLWKDSWIVMDRMEKPMGPMKESDLDLIVSDLLTDDLQWNSKRINEVLPEYLEQILCIQPSRKGAEDSYIWHPTASGIYSTKSGYYAASISYTECVPLKTAVHIAADDSFKEVIVKFRSAVCLPPSGFTLNILPWIYWAIWLARNALIFEDRRFSPEDTALKGLRLAKEWLEAQGNKSGELLPSLRVQDTHRPPTSSVSQQIICHTDAAWKSDKKMAGLGWIFTGPSLATSSQGSMIHRFVNSPLIGEALAVRSALCMALTRDFTELQVCSDNKTLIRTISGESQSKEIIGIVSDIRVISSEFASISFSHIPISMNSVADGVAKEALLSSLFV from the exons ATGGAGACCAAGAACCCCACGGCGAAGGTGCTGAAAGACCTCCATTGGCTTCAAACAAATAACCATTTTGCAGTACCGCCACACACACCGGGAGGAGGAGGCTTATTCATATCCTGGAAAAAAGACATTGACCTGCAAGTTAGATCATCATCCCACAATTTCATTGACGCTATTATATCCTACAAAGGAAAAACGTGGCAAACAACATTTGTTTATGGTGAACCGGATCAATCAAAACGATATGAGGCTTGGAAAACTCTATCATCTTTAAAACCAGCATCAGGAGATCCATGGCTACTAACAGGAGATTTTAATGAGATAATAGACAATAGTGAAAAGTGTGGAGGGCCAGAAAGAGCTGAAGGCACCTTCTGTGCTTTCAGAGGTTTTCTTTCTGAAAACGGACTATTTGATCTAAAATTCTCTGGGAGATACTTATCTTGGAGAGGAAAGCGACACTCGCATCTGGTCCTGTGTAGACTGGACAGAACAGTGAGCAACAGTGAATGGGCGGAGATCTTTCCCTCGAGCAGAAACCAGTATCTGAAGTTCGAAGGCTCCGACCACAGACCTCTGCTGACTTTCCTTGATACCTCAAGGAAAAAGAGCGCAAAAATCTTTAGATTTGACAGGCGTTTAAATGAGAATGAAGAGATTAAAAAGCTTATTACAGAGATTTGGGAAAGCTCACCTCAGCTATCAGTGGAAGGAAGATTAACCCTCTGCAGACGAGCCATTTGTACCTGGAGTAAGAAGTTTCATGAGAGTAGTCAGAAGGCTTTAGAGGAGACAAAGGAGAAGCTGGAAGCAGCATTACTAAACACTAACCCGGATGAGGAGCTAATCCATGAGCTAAACATGAAACTGCTACACCTGTATAAGGCCGAAGAGAGTTTCTGGCAACAGAGAAGCAGACAACTCTGGTTAGTACTTGGGGATTCAAATACGGGTTACTTTCATGCGGTAGCTAAAGGGAGATCAGCTAGAAACAAATTCTCAGTAATAACAGATGACAGAGGAGTACATGTGtatgaggaggaggagatctCAAAAGTCATTTCTGCTTATTACTCGAAGCTCTTCCAGTCTTGTCCATTCGATGGCCAGCATACAATCTCAGAGGCCTTACAACCCTGCATCACAAAGGAACAAAATGAGAAACTCATAATGATGCCGCAAGCTAAGGAAATCAAGGAAGCTACATTTGCAATCCATGCGGATAAGGCCCCGGGGCCTGATGGCTTCTCAGCCAGTTTCTTTCAGTCGAATTGGGAAGTCGTCGGTCCAGCAGTCGTTAAGGAGATTCAGATCTTCTTTGCATCGGGTATCCTCGCACCATCAATCAATAAGACACATGTGAGATTGATTCCAAAAATCTCAGGGGCACAAAGAGTGGAGGACTACAGACCTATTGCGCTATGCAATATTTTCTACAAGATAATCTCGAAGTTGCTATCTATTAGACTCAAAACGGTGCTGAGCTCTATCATTTCAGAAAATCAATCAGCTTTTGTCCCTGGAAGGGCAATAGCAGACAATGTATTGATTACTCACGAG TCAAGACAGATATGTCAAAAGCCTATGACCGAATCGAATGGAACTTTGTTCTACAAGTCCTACAACGACTGGGATTTCATACGAAGTGGGTTAACTGGATCATGCAATGTATTACTACG TGAGGTTTTGTCAGGCTTGTGTAAGAGCGCAGAGAAGAAGGGACTCCTCCAAGGGGTCAGAGTAGCACGAGGAAGCCCGAGAGTTAGCCATTTGTTGTTCGCAGACGACACGATGTTCTTCGCAGACGACACGATGTTCTTCGGATTAGCATCACCTACAAACTGTGAAACCTTGGTGAAGATCCTGAAAGACTACGAACGAGCATCTGGGCAGATGATCAACAAGGCCAAGTCGTCCATCACTTTCTCGAGTAAGACTCCCCCTGAAGTAAAAGAACAAGTAAAGCTAAGGCTGGGGATTACAAAAGAAGGAGGACTAGGCAAGTATTTAGGATTGCCTGAACACTTTGGCAGGAAGAAAAAGGATCTGTTTACCTCTATTGTGGATAAAATCCGACAGAAGGCGGTTAGTTGGTCGTCAAAGAAGCTCTCTCGTGCAGGGAAGCTCACCATGCTCAAATCAGTGCTAAGCGCCATCCCAACCTACACAATGTCCTGTTTTCAACTACCAGTTAGTCTTTGTAAACGGATCCAATCGGTCCTAACTAGATTCTGGTGGGATGGAACAGAAGACAAGAAAAAGATTAGTTGGGTCTCTTGGGATCGACTAACACAGCCTAAGGCGATGGGAGGGTTGGGACTGAGGgatatacaaatttttaatcAAGCTCTCCTAGCTAAATTGGCGTGGCGCCTAGTAACAGCACCAGAAAGTCTGCTGGCACGAGTTTTGTTGGGAAAATATTGCCATGGTAAACACTTTCTAGAGGTACAATCCCCTCAAACATGTTCGCATGGATGGAGAGGGATACTATTTGGCAGAGATCTCCTAACAAAGAATCTAGGCAAAGCAGTAGGTAACGGGCAAACGACTCGGTTGTGGAAGGATTCCTGGATAGTGATGGACAGAATGGAGAAGCCTATGGGACCTATGAAGGAATCCGACCTAGACCTCATTGTCTCAGACCTTCTAACTGATGATCTACAGTGGAACAGCAAGAGAATAAACGAGGTCTTACCGGAGTATCTAGAGCAGATTCTGTGCATCCAGCCAAGTCGTAAAGGAGCAGAGGACTCATATATTTGGCACCCAACAGCTTCTGGTATCTACTCGACAAAATCTGGATACTATGCGGCGTCCATTTCCTACACAGAG TGTGTCCCTTTGAAAACAGCAGTTCACATAGCTGCGGATGACTCTTTCAAAGAGGTGATAGTAAAGTTTCGTTCGGCTGTCTGTCTGCCACCTTCGGGTTTCACCCTCAACATTCTCCCTTGGATTTACTGGGCAATTTGGTTAGCTAGGAACGCCCTGATCTTCGAAGACAGACGTTTTAGCCCTGAGGACACAGCTCTAAAGGGTTTGAGACTAGCAAAGGAATGGTTGGAAGCGCAAGGAAATAAATCAGGAGAGCTATTACCTTCCCTTCGAGTTCAAGACACACATCGTCCCCCAACATCTTCAGTATCACAGCAAATCATCTGTCATACGGATGCAGCATGGAAGTCAGACAAAAAAATGGCGGGACTAGGATGGATCTTCACGGGACCTTCGCTGGCTACTTCTTCTCAGGGATCGATGATCCATCGCTTCGTCAACTCACCGCTGATCGGAGAAGCCCTAGCGGTTCGATCGGCTCTCTGCATGGCGCTTACTCGGGACTTCACAGAGCTCCAAGTTTGCTCCGATAACAAAACGCTCATCCGAACTATATCAGGCGAATCTCAGTCTAAAGAAATCATCGGAATCGTCTCTGACATCCGAGTGATCTCCTCTGAATTTGCAAGCATCTCTTTCTCTCATATTCCTATATCGATGAACTCGGTTGCGGATGGAGTAGCCAAAGAGGCGcttctatcttctttgtttgtgTAA
- the LOC108854618 gene encoding EIN3-binding F-box protein 2, with protein MSGIFRNSGDDEFFNGGSSMHLSPGSCCPGVYLPARKRLRVSAAASAQSFYSAFEHKQQTSIQVLPDECLFEILRRLPSSGPERSACACVSKHWLNVLSSITRSESVQDLEGEGFLSRSLEGKKATDLRLAAISVGTSTRGGLGKLQIRGSGFESKVTDAGLGAVARGCSSLKVLSLWNLPAVSDAGVSEIVRSCPLIEKIDLSRCPGITDKCLVAIAESCKNLTDLTIDSCSGVGNEGLRAVARGCVNLRSVSIKSCPRIGDQGVSFLLAQAGSYLTKVKLQMVNVTGLSLAVLGHYGAGVTDLVLHGLQGVNEKGFWVMGNAKGMKKLRSLSVTSCRGMTDVAVEAVGNGCPDLKHVTLNKCLLVSGKGLVALAKTALGLESLKLEECHRINGFGLLGFLMNCGSKMKSFSLVNCLGIQEAASPLLPSSTTSCSSSLRSLSIRCCPGFGDATLSFLGKICHQLQDIELCGLNGVTDAGVFELLQSNDVGLVKVNLSGCVNLSDNTVSAISICHGRTLESLNLDGCKNVTDGSLVAVAKNCYSVNDLDVSNTLVSDQGVKALASSPNHLNLQVLSVGGCSAITDKSKACMQKLGRTLLGLNIQRCGRISSSTVDSLLEHLWRCDILY; from the exons ATGTCTGGAATCTTCAGAAATAGTG GTGATGACGAGTTTTTCAATGGAGGATCATCCATGCATCTATCGCCAGGGAGCTGCTGTCCCGGCGTATACCTCCCAGCACGCAAGAGACTACGCGTCTCCGCTGCGGCTTCTGCACAGTCGTTTTACAGTGCCTTTGAGCACAAGCAACAAACTTCGATCCAAGTGTTACCCGACGAGTGTCTCTTTGAGATCCTCAGACGCTTGCCTTCTTCAGGGCCAGAGAGGAGCGCGTGCGCGTGCGTCTCCAAGCATTGGCTCAACGTACTGAGCAGCATCACCAGGAGCGAGTCTGTTCAAGATCTCGAGGGCGAAGGGTTTCTCTCGAGGAGCTTGGAAGGGAAGAAAGCGACGGATCTGAGGCTAGCCGCTATCTCCGTCGGGACGTCGACACGTGGCGGGCTGGGGAAGCTTCAGATCCGTGGGAGTGGGTTCGAGAGTAAGGTAACGGACGCTGGACTCGGAGCGGTTGCTCGCGGGTGTTCGTCTCTTAAGGTTCTCTCTCTGTGGAACCTCCCTGCCGTTAGCGATGCTGGCGTGTCCGAGATCGTGCGGTCGTGTCCGTTGATCGAAAAGATCGATCTTTCGAGGTGTCCCGGGATAACCGACAAGTGTTTGGTCGCGATCGCGGAGAGCTGTAAGAATCTAACCGATCTGACGATTGATTCGTGCTCGGGCGTCGGGAACGAAGGGTTAAGAGCGGTTGCGAGAGGGTGTGTGAATCTGAGATCTGTATCTATCAAGAGCTGTCCGAGGATCGGAGATCAGGGAGTTTCTTTCCTCTTGGCTCAAGCTGGTTCTTACTTGACGAAAGTGAAGCTTCAGATGGTGAATGTTACCGGTCTGTCTTTGGCCGTTCTTGGACACTACGGAGCGGGAGTGACTGATCTCGTGCTTCACGGTCTACAAGGCGTGAACGAGAAGGGGTTCTGGGTGATGGGGAACGCGAAAGGGATGAAGAAGCTGAGGTCTTTGTCGGTGACGTCGTGCAGAGGGATGACTGATGTTGCGGTTGAAGCTGTTGGGAATGGTTGTCCTGATCTGAAGCATGTTACGTTGAACAAATGCTTGCTTGTCTCCGGGAAAGGACTCGTCGCGTTGGCGAAAACTGCGTTGGGTTTGGAGAGTTTGAAGCTTGAGGAATGCCACAGGATCAACGGGTTTGGTCTCTTGGGGTTTCTCATGAACTGCGGGTCGAAGATGAAGTCTTTCTCTTTGGTGAACTGTTTGGGAATCCAGGAAGCTGCTTCTCCTCTGCTTCCATCATCAACGACCAGCTGCAGCTCCTCCTTGCGTTCGCTCTCTATCCGTTGCTGCCCTGGTTTCGGAGATGCGACTCTCTCCTTCTTGGGGAAGATCTGTCACCAGCTTCAAGATATTGAGCTCTGCGGATTGAATGGTGTGACTGACGCAGGCGTGTTCGAGTTGCTTCAGAGCAACGACGTCGGTCTAGTGAAGGTGAATCTGAGCGGATGCGTTAATCTCTCGGACAACACGGTCTCTGCGATATCTATCTGCCACGGACGCACGTTGGAGTCTCTCAACCTCGATGGATGCAAGAACGTCACCGACGGGAGCCTTGTGGCGGTGGCCAAGAACTGCTACTCGGTCAACGACCTAGACGTCTCGAACACTCTGGTCTCGGATCAGGGGGTCAAGGCTTTGGCATCTTCTCCCAACCACCTGAATCTTCAGGTTCTTTCGGTTGGAGGCTGCTCGGCGATCACAGACAAAAGCAAGGCGTGTATGCAGAAACTAGGCCGCACGCTTTTGGGGTTGAACATCCAAAGATGCGGTAGAATCAGCAGCAGCACTGTGGATAGCCTTCTGGAACATCTATGGAGGTGCGATATACTTTATTAA
- the LOC108853177 gene encoding glycosyltransferase BC10, whose protein sequence is MLALYFILLVCVPLAIIMTFTAPRLAITVAVNQPAFLVIRNSNKTLTHHRVITPHQPLDDDELLLRQASKVSPKPPPKLPKKLAFMFLTTTSLPLAPLWELFFNQTSHHKSLYNVYVHADPAQKHKPDFFGNRIIPSSKPAYRHTPTLISAARRLLAHALLDDPSNHMFILLSPSCIPLHSFNFTYKTLASSTKSFIEILNNEPGWHDRWAARGPHAMLPEVPPEEFRIGSQFWTLTRSHARMVVSDVEIWSKFNKPCVRKDTCYPEEHYFPTLLHMRDPQGCVSATLTHVDWSVSDHGHPRTYRPSEVGAKLIQKLRSARLRYGDGGGGTRKDSFLFARKFSPAGINPLMNIARNIILN, encoded by the coding sequence ATGTTGGCTTTGTATTTCATTCTACTTGTTTGCGTGCCCTTAGCTATCATCATGACCTTCACGGCTCCCCGACTAGCCATCACTGTCGCCGTGAATCAGCCAGCCTTCTTAGTAATACGAAACTCCAATAAGACTCTTACACATCACCGAGTAATTACTCCTCATCAGCCACTAGATGACGATGAGTTGCTGCTTCGTCAAGCTTCTAAAGTCAGTCCAAAACCACCACCTAAACTGCCTAAGAAGCTCGCTTTCATGTTCTTAACAACAACTTCTCTTCCACTGGCACCACTTTGGGAGCTTTTCTTCAACCAAACCTCTCACCACAAGTCTCTCTACAATGTCTACGTGCATGCTGACCCAGCTCAAAAACACAAACCGGATTTCTTCGGTAACCGGATCATACCTTCCTCAAAACCGGCTTACCGTCACACACCAACACTCATCTCAGCCGCCCGTCGTTTACTCGCTCACGCCCTTCTCGACGACCCTTCAAACCATATGTTCATCCTTCTCTCCCCTTCTTGCATCCCACTTCACTCCTTCAACTTCACCTACAAAACACTCGCCTCTTCCACAAAGAGCTTCATCGAGATTCTCAACAACGAGCCAGGGTGGCACGACAGGTGGGCGGCGCGTGGCCCTCACGCGATGCTCCCCGAGGTTCCACCTGAGGAGTTTCGGATAGGCTCACAGTTCTGGACGCTGACAAGAAGCCATGCGAGGATGGTTGTGAGTGACGTGGAGATATGGTCCAAGTTTAACAAGCCTTGCGTAAGGAAAGACACGTGTTACCCCGAGGAGCATTACTTCCCTACTCTCCTCCACATGCGTGATCCACAAGGGTGTGTATCCGCTACGCTCACGCACGTTGATTGGAGCGTCAGCGACCATGGTCATCCCCGAACGTATAGACCATCCGAGGTCGGGGCTAAGCTTATACAGAAGCTGAGAAGTGCACGTCTTAGGTACGGAGACGGTGGTGGTGGAACGAGGAAAGACTCGTTTCTGTTCGCACGGAAGTTCTCTCCGGCGGGGATCAATCCGCTCATGAACATAGCTCGAAATATTATCttaaattga
- the LOC108852996 gene encoding phospholipase D alpha 3: MAEQLLLHGTLEVKIYRIDKLHQRARFSLRGKGDKEPTTGKKIQTQIKRLAASCTDLLGGHLYATIDLDRSRVARTMMKRHTKWFQSFHVYTAHSISKIVFTIKEDEPIGANLIGRAYLLATEVISGQPVDRWLDVLDQDKRPIQGGSKIHVRVKFTSVTQNVDWNKGIISSPPFKGVPNAFFNQREGCKVTLYQDAHVLGEYPDITAAGGQAIYIHHRCWEDIFDAIWEAKQLIYITGWSVYSDITLIRDPKRPRPGGNLKLGELLKKKAEENVTVLMLVWDDRTSNEAFKRDGLMMTHDQETYDYFKNTKVRCVLCPRNPDNGESIVQGFGVAAMFTHHQKTIVVDAEVDGLKTRRRIVSFLGGIDLCDGRYDTEEHPLFDTLNNVHSNDFHQPNFDGASIKKGGPREPWHDIHCRIEGPAAWDVLYNFEQRWMKQGNGRRYLVSMERLSEITVPPLPIVQPDDVEGWTVQVFRSIDNGAVEGFPEDPLEASSVGLVTGKNNVIERSIQDAYINAIRRAKHFIYIENQYFLGSSFGWNPRDINLNEINALHLIPKEISLKIVSKIEAGERFSVYIVIPLWPEGKSGSASVQAILDWQRRTMEMMYTDIIIALRKKGLDENPRDYLTFFCLGNREVNKAGEYSPPEKPEANSDYARAQESRRFMIYVHSKMMIVDDEYIIIGSANINQRSMDGGRDSEIAMGAYQPNHLLATNQMRPRGQVFSFRISLWLEHLRIVTNTFQFPESEECIRMVNAKADELWGLYAAQVYPRDHDLPGHLLSYPISIGSNGEITSLAGAELFPDTNAKVLGEKSNYLPPILTT; encoded by the exons ATGGCGGAACAGTTATTGCTTCATGGAACTCTTGAAGTAAAGATATACAGAATCGATAAGTTGCATCAACGTGCAAGATTCAGTTTACGGGGCAAG GGGGACAAGGAACCTACGACGGGGAAGAAGATTCAAACCCAAATCAAGAGACTAGCGGCCTCATGCACAGATTTACTAGGAGGACATCTCTATGCAACCATTGACCTAGACAGATCAAGGGTGGCTCGTACCATGATGAAACGTCATACTAAATGGTTCCAATCATTCCATGTCTACACCGCACATTCAATCTCCAAAATCGTATTCACAATCAAAGAAGATGAACCCATCGGCGCAAATTTGATCGGCCGAGCTTATTTACTTGCCACTGAAGTCATCTCCGGACAACCTGTAGACCGATGGCTCGATGTTTTAGACCAGGACAAGAGACCGATCCAAGGAGGTTCGAAAATCCATGTACGTGTGAAGTTCACTAGTGTAACACAGAACGTAGACTGGAACAAAGGAATAATATCATCACCTCCCTTTAAAGGAGTTCCTAACGCGTTTTTCAACCAAAGAGAAGGTTGCAAGGTTACGCTTTACCAAGACGCTCATGTTCTTGGTGAGTACCCTGACATTACTGCTGCGGGAGGACAAGCGATTTACATACATCATCGGTGCTGGGAAGATATTTTCGATGCGATATGGGAGGCAAAACAGTTGATATATATTACTGGCTGGTCGGTCTACTCCGACATAACATTGATCAGGGATCCTAAACGGCCGAGACCAGGAGGGAACCTAAAGCTAGGGGAGTTGCTAAAGAAAAAAGCGGAAGAAAACGTGACCGTTCTGATGCTTGTGTGGGACGATAGAACGTCTAACGAAGCGTTTAAGAGAGACGGTTTGATGATGACTCATGATCAAGAAACTTACGATTACTTCAAGAACACGAAAGTACGTTGCGTCCTTTGTCCAAGGAACCCGGATAACGGTGAGAGCATTGTTCAAGGGTTTGGTGTGGCTGCGATGTTTACTCACCATCAGAAAACCATTGTGGTGGACGCTGAGGTGGATGGTTTGAAAACGAGGAGAAGGATAGTAAGTTTTCTTGGAGGTATTGATCTTTGTGATGGGAGGTATGATACTGAGGAGCATCCTTTGTTTGATACTTTGAACAATGTTCATTCTAATGACTTTCACCAGCCGAACTTTGATGGCGCATCGATAAAGAAAGGCGGTCCACGTGAGCCTTGGCACGATATTCACTGCAGGATTGAGGGTCCTGCAGCGTGGGAtgttttatacaattttgaACAGAGATGGATGAAACAAG GTAATGGTAGAAGGTACCTAGTATCGATGGAACGGCTCTCAGAGATCACAGTTCCGCCACTACCAATAGTACAACCAGACGATGTCGAAGGTTGGACGGTTCAAGTTTTCCGGTCAATAGATAACGGTGCAGTTGAAGGGTTCCCAGAGGATCCACTTGAAGCTTCAAGCGTAGGACTTGTCACCGGAAAAAATAACGTCATTGAAAGAAGCATACAAGACGCTTACATTAACGCCATAAGGAGAGCCAAACACTTtatctacattgagaaccaatACTTCCTAGGAAGCTCCTTTGGATGGAACCCaagagatattaatttaaacgAGATCAACGCGTTACACCTTATTCCCAAAGAGATTTCTCTCAAGATTGTGAGCAAGATCGAGGCAGGTGAGCGGTTTTCAGTGTATATAGTGATTCCTTTATGGCCTGAGGGTAAATCGGGGTCTGCATCGGTTCAAGCAATACTAGACTGGCAAAGAAGAACAATGGAGATGATGTATACAGATATTATCATTGCTCTTCGGAAGAAAGGCTTAGATGAAAACCCTAGAGATTACTTAACGTTTTTCTGCCTCGGAAACCGGGAAGTTAACAAGGCCGGTGAGTATTCCCCTCCGGAAAAACCAGAGGCTAATTCTGACTACGCAAGAGCTCAAGAATCTCGTCGGTTCATGATCTATGTCCACTCTAAAATGATGATTG TTGATGATGAGTACATAATAATAGGATCAGCCAATATTAACCAAAGGTCTATGGACGGAGGTAGAGACTCAGAGATCGCAATGGGAGCATACCAACCTAACCATCTGCTAGCTACCAATCAAATGAGGCCGAGGGGCCAAGTTTTCAGCTTTAGGATATCATTATGGCTTGAACATCTACGGATTGTAACCAATACGTTCCAGTTTCCCGAAAGCGAAGAGTGTATAAGAATGGTTAATGCAAAGGCAGACGAGCTATGGGGACTATATGCAGCACAAGTGTACCCTCGAGATCACGATCTACCGGGGCATTTGCTTAGTTATCCGATCAGCATTGGTAGCAACGGGGAAATAACAAGTCTTGCTGGCGCTGAACTCTTTCCTGATACTAACGCAAAGGTTTTAGGTGAAAAGTCTAACTATCTCCCTCCAATCCTAACTACTTAG